Within Roseibium sp. HPY-6, the genomic segment CTCGGGCTGGGTGACTTCGACGGCTTTCTGCTTGCCGGCCGTTACACGCTGCTCGAACAGGAGGCACTCGAGAGTTTCCTTCCTCTGTGCGAGCAGCGCGACGTCGGCATCATCTTGGGAGGTCCCTACAATTCCGGCATATTGGCAACCGGCCCGGTCCCCGGCGCGAAATACAACTACACCGATGCACCGCCTGACGTCCTGGAGCGCGTTGGCAAGATTGAAGCTGTCTGCAAAGCTCACGACACGCCGCTGATCGCTGCCGCGCTGCAATTTGTCCTGGGCCATCCAAGCGTCAAGACCGTCATTCCCGGTGCGGTCAATGCGCGCGAGGTGAGCGCCAACGTCGAGGTTCTGGAAACGCCGATACCGGCAGCACTCTGGTCCGACCTTCGCGGTGAAGGGCTTATCCGTCCTGATGCGCCACTGCCTTCAGAGACCAGCCATGCTGCGTGACATCGACCCGATTCTGTCGCCTGAGCTCCTCTATGCCCTGCGCGCCATGGGTCATGGCGACGAGATCGTCATCTCTGACGCCAATTTTCCCGGAGAAGGCCTGGGACCGGACTGCATCCGGGCCGATGGCTCGACGGCAAGCGAGATGCTGGAAGCAATCCTCTCCGTCATGCCACTGGACAGCTTCGTCCCGGACCCTGCGCTCACCATGCAGGTTGTCGGAGATC encodes:
- the fucU gene encoding L-fucose mutarotase, yielding MLRDIDPILSPELLYALRAMGHGDEIVISDANFPGEGLGPDCIRADGSTASEMLEAILSVMPLDSFVPDPALTMQVVGDPDAVPDAVADFQNIINATADNPAEIQTLERFAFYERAAKAFAVVQTGERRLYGNIILKKGVIG